In a single window of the bacterium (Candidatus Blackallbacteria) CG13_big_fil_rev_8_21_14_2_50_49_14 genome:
- the truA gene encoding tRNA pseudouridine(38-40) synthase TruA, translated as MKRVNNQTDWALQVAYEGSGFQGFQALPQARTVQGVLEKTLGQILKQTCPVVGAGRTDAGVHAYGQVVGFQAPLPFAPERLLSLLQRRLPADLTAKALWPVPAHFHARFSARARHYRYLLRLNCPPSPFEARTTWTYPYPIEPEKLAQAWAQCQGQFDFKPLARAQAGQHATQLNIWLSQMRSQGDYQMLEIVADRFLTSLVRRLVGTALDMARGRLPMDYLEQVLKGQIQPTEPQGRLAPPQGLYLCQVFYPPEFGIQPPYPDPLSPESCALIPQQALQDPGLWWD; from the coding sequence GTGAAGCGGGTGAACAACCAAACCGATTGGGCTTTACAGGTGGCCTATGAAGGCTCTGGCTTTCAAGGTTTTCAGGCTTTGCCCCAGGCCCGCACCGTGCAAGGGGTGCTCGAAAAGACACTGGGTCAAATTCTGAAACAAACCTGCCCAGTAGTAGGTGCCGGACGCACCGATGCGGGGGTACACGCCTATGGACAGGTTGTGGGGTTTCAAGCCCCTTTGCCCTTTGCCCCCGAACGCCTTTTGTCTCTCTTACAGCGACGCTTGCCCGCCGATCTGACAGCAAAAGCTCTTTGGCCTGTTCCAGCGCATTTTCATGCCCGTTTCAGTGCCCGTGCCCGGCATTACCGCTATTTGCTCAGGTTGAACTGTCCGCCCTCTCCTTTCGAGGCCCGTACCACTTGGACGTATCCCTACCCAATTGAGCCCGAAAAACTGGCGCAGGCCTGGGCACAATGCCAGGGCCAGTTTGATTTCAAACCCTTGGCAAGAGCCCAGGCCGGTCAGCACGCCACCCAACTCAATATCTGGTTGAGTCAGATGCGCTCTCAAGGAGACTACCAGATGCTCGAGATCGTGGCGGATCGCTTTCTCACCTCTCTGGTGCGCCGCTTGGTGGGAACAGCCCTGGATATGGCACGGGGCCGCTTGCCCATGGATTATTTGGAACAGGTTTTAAAGGGTCAAATCCAACCTACTGAACCCCAAGGCCGTTTGGCTCCCCCACAGGGGCTGTATCTCTGTCAGGTGTTTTACCCACCTGAATTTGGCATTCAGCCCCCCTATCCCGATCCTCTCAGCCCGGAAAGCTGTGCTCTGATCCCTCAACAGGCCCTGCAGGATCCGGGGCTTTGGTGGGATTGA
- a CDS encoding dihydrolipoyl dehydrogenase: MQVRHVDVAVIGGGTAGLAAWREATQAGAEALLIEGGPYGTTCARVGCMPSKLLIAAAEAARAVRKAPAFGIQSSLPQIDGKAVMARVRSERDRFVGFVLEGVEAIPAELRIQGYARFLSPTRLQVGDDLQIEAQAIVIATGSSPWVPPLLQNLGNRLIDNEALFNWEDLPESVAVFGAGVVGLELGQALHQLGVRVHLFGVRGAVGALTDPEIKAEAQALFAAEFPFQTDARVERVERSETGVRISYLNTQDETISESFDYVLAATGRWPNLSRLGIEVLGLPLNRLGLPEFDPHTLQIGRLPIFLAGDVNNDRPLLHEAVDEGRIAGANAAHWPQLQAGQRRSPLSVIFTHPQIAMIGQNYSQLDLACSAIGEVSFKRQGRSRVMLENEGRLRIYADHRSRRLLGAEMIGPRAEHLAHLLAWAHQQQLTIDQLLEMPFYHPVIEEGVRTALQETQKALNLGPARGKCDCGLPEPELMLG; encoded by the coding sequence ATGCAAGTACGTCATGTTGATGTCGCTGTAATTGGCGGAGGAACCGCCGGACTCGCCGCCTGGCGGGAAGCCACCCAAGCAGGAGCAGAGGCCCTGCTGATCGAGGGGGGCCCCTATGGCACAACCTGCGCACGGGTAGGCTGCATGCCCAGCAAACTGTTGATTGCTGCAGCAGAAGCCGCCCGAGCGGTACGCAAGGCACCGGCTTTTGGCATTCAATCCTCTTTGCCCCAGATTGACGGGAAAGCCGTCATGGCAAGGGTTCGCAGTGAACGCGACCGCTTTGTGGGCTTTGTGCTCGAGGGCGTGGAGGCCATTCCCGCCGAACTGCGGATACAAGGCTACGCCCGCTTTCTCAGCCCTACTCGCCTGCAGGTCGGTGACGATCTACAAATTGAAGCCCAAGCCATTGTGATCGCCACCGGTTCGAGTCCCTGGGTGCCCCCTCTGCTGCAAAATCTGGGCAATCGCCTGATCGACAACGAAGCACTTTTCAATTGGGAAGATTTGCCTGAATCTGTAGCGGTTTTTGGCGCTGGAGTGGTGGGGTTGGAGCTGGGACAGGCCCTTCACCAGCTGGGGGTACGGGTACATCTCTTCGGCGTGCGGGGAGCTGTGGGTGCGCTGACCGATCCTGAGATCAAAGCAGAAGCCCAGGCCCTGTTTGCGGCTGAGTTTCCCTTTCAGACCGATGCTCGGGTAGAACGTGTTGAGCGCAGCGAAACAGGGGTTCGCATCAGCTACCTGAACACCCAGGACGAAACCATCAGCGAAAGCTTTGACTATGTCCTGGCAGCCACCGGCCGCTGGCCCAATCTCAGCCGTTTGGGGATTGAGGTTCTGGGCTTGCCACTGAACCGTTTGGGCTTGCCAGAATTTGACCCCCACACCCTTCAAATCGGGCGTTTGCCGATCTTTCTGGCGGGAGATGTCAACAATGACCGCCCCCTGCTGCACGAGGCTGTGGATGAAGGCCGGATCGCGGGTGCAAATGCTGCGCATTGGCCCCAGCTACAGGCGGGCCAGCGCCGTTCACCGCTTTCGGTAATCTTTACCCACCCCCAGATCGCCATGATCGGTCAAAACTACAGCCAGCTCGATCTGGCCTGTAGCGCGATTGGCGAGGTCTCTTTCAAGCGTCAGGGGCGCAGCCGGGTCATGCTCGAAAATGAAGGGCGTTTGCGCATCTACGCCGATCACCGCAGCCGCCGTCTGCTCGGTGCAGAAATGATCGGCCCCCGTGCCGAGCACCTGGCCCATTTGCTGGCCTGGGCGCACCAGCAGCAGCTGACCATTGATCAGTTGTTGGAAATGCCCTTTTACCACCCCGTGATCGAAGAGGGGGTGCGCACTGCGCTGCAGGAAACTCAGAAGGCCCTCAATCTGGGACCCGCCCGTGGCAAATGCGATTGTGGACTGCCTGAACCCGAGTTGATGCTGGGATAA
- a CDS encoding GNAT family N-acetyltransferase has product MPISGTYNWVTPMSVEIVYARPELLESFWQTLDTVARERMYIEMTEAAPLEQITRFQTQMIAAQMPVYYALKDEKVIGWVDICPPGNPRLAHRGFLGMGLLPQARGLGLGQKLLETALEHARKKTALEKIELLVFTSNIAAIGLYRKLGFSEIGIIRHFRKLDGVYFDCLEMELFIK; this is encoded by the coding sequence ATGCCGATCTCTGGCACTTACAATTGGGTGACGCCTATGTCAGTTGAGATTGTCTATGCCCGCCCCGAGCTGTTGGAATCCTTTTGGCAAACCCTGGATACGGTGGCGCGGGAGCGCATGTATATCGAAATGACCGAAGCAGCACCGCTGGAGCAGATTACCCGGTTTCAAACCCAGATGATCGCAGCCCAGATGCCTGTTTATTATGCCTTGAAAGATGAAAAAGTGATCGGTTGGGTGGATATCTGCCCCCCGGGCAACCCCCGCTTGGCCCACCGTGGTTTTTTGGGCATGGGGCTTTTGCCCCAAGCCCGTGGGCTGGGCCTGGGCCAAAAATTGCTTGAAACCGCCCTTGAACACGCCCGCAAAAAAACGGCGCTTGAGAAAATCGAACTCTTGGTCTTTACCAGCAATATTGCAGCAATAGGCTTGTACCGCAAACTGGGGTTCAGTGAGATCGGCATTATACGCCACTTTCGAAAATTAGACGGGGTTTATTTTGATTGCCTGGAAATGGAGCTTTTTATAAAATAA
- a CDS encoding sodium:proton antiporter produces the protein MANRRLKTILTLGIFFLVCFFLWKAKPDQEYLRVQQFKLLLDKEFAHLLKNTPQRTLTLEPGTVLPETEMMDQARKMLKKHNAALKQVNGAPLRIKLKLIEQGGQMALETTPQKGAAHLETRTATTWLSVLPPLVAVVLALLLHRLVLALFIGLLLGSFIFQGFHPLPSLLETFGNYLWHAVSDSFHVKVVLFAAVLVGMVGVMNACGGTRGIVDVFRKYTGNRRSAQMIASLMGICIFFDDYANSFIIGGTMRPVTDKLKISREKLAYIVDSTAAPVAGLAIISTWIGYEVGLFQEVLTSLDLKISGYSAFLSALPFRFYCIFTLVLVFIVVWTRRDFGPMYHAERRALEHGLVIRDGATPMTSGAMGNLESREDIPARWVNAVLPVVLVIGMTIVGLYVSGGGWAKFQANPANLFSFQVLSDSFSGADSASVLLLASLAGSALAILLALSQRLLSFKETFLAWGKGVSSVWLACLILVVAWGLNGVSQDLGTASFLVSIFKDSVHPIWIPMLIFLLAAAIAFSTGSSWSTMAILIPMAVPLAYELGGVPLMLIAMGAVLDGSIFGDHCSPLADTTILSSMACSSGHLDHVRTQLPYALLGMGMATAMGYLPAALGLMPIFSIGVGTGLMILIVRLIGRNPEEGLFSPPPVTAQPNLPGHEPVVTRRYSLE, from the coding sequence TTGGCCAATCGGCGGCTCAAAACCATACTCACGCTTGGCATCTTTTTTCTGGTCTGCTTTTTCCTCTGGAAAGCCAAACCGGATCAGGAATACCTGCGCGTTCAACAGTTTAAGCTGCTGCTGGACAAAGAATTTGCGCATTTGCTGAAAAACACGCCGCAACGAACGCTAACCCTTGAACCCGGCACGGTTTTGCCTGAAACAGAAATGATGGATCAGGCCCGAAAAATGCTCAAGAAACACAATGCCGCCCTCAAACAAGTCAATGGTGCCCCTTTGAGAATCAAGCTCAAGCTGATCGAACAAGGGGGGCAAATGGCCCTTGAAACCACCCCCCAAAAAGGAGCCGCACATCTTGAAACCCGCACAGCCACCACCTGGTTGAGTGTTTTGCCGCCCCTGGTGGCGGTTGTGCTTGCACTTTTACTCCACCGCCTGGTTTTGGCCCTGTTTATCGGGCTCTTGTTGGGCAGCTTTATTTTTCAAGGGTTTCACCCCCTGCCCAGCTTGCTCGAAACCTTTGGCAACTATCTCTGGCATGCCGTCAGCGACTCCTTTCACGTCAAGGTCGTGCTCTTCGCGGCGGTGCTGGTGGGCATGGTCGGGGTCATGAATGCCTGTGGCGGCACCCGTGGAATTGTCGATGTCTTCCGCAAATATACGGGCAATCGCCGTTCAGCCCAGATGATCGCCTCGCTCATGGGTATCTGTATCTTTTTTGATGATTACGCCAATTCGTTCATTATTGGTGGCACGATGCGGCCCGTGACTGACAAGCTCAAAATTTCCCGCGAGAAACTGGCGTATATCGTCGATTCTACCGCAGCACCTGTGGCTGGACTGGCGATTATTTCCACCTGGATCGGCTACGAGGTGGGGCTTTTTCAAGAGGTTTTAACTTCATTGGATCTCAAGATCAGTGGCTATTCAGCATTTCTCAGCGCCCTGCCCTTTCGTTTTTACTGTATTTTCACCCTGGTTCTGGTCTTCATCGTGGTCTGGACCCGCCGTGATTTTGGCCCCATGTACCACGCCGAACGCCGGGCCCTGGAACACGGGCTGGTGATTCGCGACGGCGCAACCCCCATGACCTCTGGCGCGATGGGCAATCTCGAGAGCCGCGAAGACATTCCTGCCCGTTGGGTCAATGCCGTGCTGCCCGTGGTGCTGGTGATTGGCATGACCATTGTCGGGCTCTATGTCAGCGGTGGAGGCTGGGCCAAGTTCCAGGCCAACCCTGCCAATCTCTTCAGTTTTCAGGTGCTCAGCGACAGCTTTTCAGGTGCCGACAGCGCCAGCGTGCTGCTGCTGGCCTCGTTGGCAGGTTCTGCCCTGGCCATTCTGCTCGCCCTCAGTCAACGCCTGCTCAGTTTCAAAGAGACCTTTCTGGCATGGGGCAAGGGGGTTTCCTCGGTTTGGCTGGCCTGTCTGATTCTGGTCGTGGCCTGGGGCTTGAATGGGGTCTCTCAGGATCTGGGCACAGCATCATTTCTGGTTTCGATCTTTAAAGATTCGGTACACCCGATCTGGATTCCCATGCTGATCTTTTTATTGGCCGCCGCGATTGCCTTTTCCACCGGCAGCTCCTGGAGCACCATGGCCATCTTGATTCCCATGGCCGTGCCCCTGGCCTATGAACTGGGCGGGGTGCCCCTGATGCTGATTGCCATGGGGGCCGTTCTGGATGGCTCAATTTTTGGCGATCACTGCTCCCCCCTGGCCGATACCACCATCCTGTCTTCGATGGCCTGCTCCAGTGGTCACCTCGATCACGTACGCACCCAATTGCCCTATGCATTGCTTGGCATGGGCATGGCCACTGCAATGGGCTATCTGCCAGCGGCCCTGGGCCTGATGCCGATCTTCTCAATTGGGGTGGGAACAGGGCTGATGATCCTGATTGTGCGTTTGATTGGCCGCAATCCTGAAGAAGGACTGTTTAGCCCGCCACCGGTCACCGCCCAACCCAATTTGCCCGGCCATGAACCCGTCGTCACCCGACGCTACAGTCTGGAGTAG
- a CDS encoding glutathione peroxidase yields MKNSEGQKVPQVVFKTRTPEGQWQDVSSDEIFTGKTVVLFALPGAFTPTCSSTHVPGYNALAPVFRENGVDEIVCLSVNDAFVMDAWKKDQGADQIRFLPDGNGEFSEAMELLVDKSEIGFGKRSWRYSMLVRNGKIEKMFIEPEKPGDPFEVSDADTMLAYLNPEAKAPEYISLITRAGCPHCTRAKTLLKNRGLAFEEIELNEQITTRSIEAITGRATTPQVFIGGRHIGGADELAAFLGE; encoded by the coding sequence ATGAAAAACAGTGAAGGCCAAAAAGTTCCCCAGGTGGTATTCAAAACCCGTACCCCCGAAGGGCAGTGGCAAGACGTTTCAAGCGATGAGATTTTCACGGGCAAAACCGTGGTGCTCTTCGCTCTGCCCGGAGCCTTTACCCCCACCTGCTCAAGCACCCATGTCCCCGGCTATAATGCCCTGGCTCCCGTCTTTCGTGAGAATGGCGTCGATGAAATTGTCTGTCTTTCTGTGAATGACGCCTTTGTCATGGATGCCTGGAAAAAAGATCAGGGGGCCGATCAGATCCGCTTTCTGCCCGATGGCAATGGTGAATTCAGCGAAGCCATGGAGCTGCTGGTCGATAAAAGTGAGATTGGCTTTGGCAAACGCTCCTGGCGCTACTCCATGCTGGTACGCAATGGCAAGATTGAAAAAATGTTCATTGAACCCGAAAAGCCAGGAGACCCCTTTGAGGTCTCTGACGCCGATACCATGCTGGCGTATCTGAATCCTGAAGCCAAAGCACCTGAATATATCAGCCTGATCACCCGTGCGGGCTGTCCGCACTGTACCCGTGCCAAAACCCTGCTCAAAAACCGGGGCCTGGCCTTTGAAGAGATCGAACTGAACGAACAGATCACCACCCGCTCGATTGAAGCCATTACGGGCCGGGCCACCACACCGCAGGTCTTTATCGGCGGTCGGCATATCGGCGGTGCCGATGAATTGGCTGCCTTCCTGGGCGAATAG
- a CDS encoding glutamate 5-kinase, protein MKPLRIVVKLGTSVLTGGQDRLCRPRMVDLLRQIAALREAGHAVVLVSSGAVLAGWEQLGFPARKRTLAEKQLLAAVGQSQLMHLYAQMAEIYGIKVAQTLLTRDDFRDRRRYLNARTTFWGCLEKGVLPIVNENDVVAIEEIKVGDNDNLAAQVASLVEADLLLICTDCEGLFTADPRTHAEAELIPEVAQITDQIWALAGGVGSHRGTGGMQTKIQAAEIATRSGVAVRIVLGDAPDILLRAVQGEAVGTLFQPHAERLEARKRWILSETATASHLSVDAGAAKALLASGKSLLAAGVTAVSGSFSRGQTVRIFASDGREIARGLSRYDAADLSLIQGCRSDKIEAVLGYSHGAEVVHRDDLVVLGFGPGNITGQILD, encoded by the coding sequence ATGAAACCCCTGCGCATCGTTGTTAAATTGGGCACCAGCGTTTTAACCGGCGGACAGGATCGGCTCTGCCGACCCCGGATGGTGGATCTGCTACGTCAGATCGCCGCCTTGCGCGAGGCGGGACATGCGGTGGTTTTGGTGAGCTCTGGGGCTGTTCTGGCCGGTTGGGAGCAATTGGGGTTTCCGGCCCGCAAACGTACCCTGGCTGAAAAACAATTGCTGGCGGCGGTGGGCCAGAGCCAGTTGATGCATCTCTATGCCCAGATGGCAGAAATCTATGGCATCAAAGTGGCACAAACCCTCTTAACCCGTGATGATTTTCGTGACCGTCGCCGCTATCTCAATGCCCGCACGACCTTTTGGGGTTGTTTGGAAAAGGGCGTGCTGCCGATTGTGAATGAAAATGATGTGGTCGCCATAGAAGAGATCAAAGTGGGCGATAACGACAATCTGGCTGCCCAGGTGGCTTCGCTGGTAGAAGCCGATCTGCTGCTGATTTGCACCGATTGCGAGGGGCTGTTCACGGCAGACCCGCGCACCCATGCTGAGGCAGAGCTGATTCCTGAAGTGGCCCAGATTACCGATCAGATTTGGGCTTTGGCAGGTGGCGTGGGCAGTCATCGCGGCACAGGAGGCATGCAGACCAAGATTCAGGCCGCAGAGATTGCCACGCGCAGTGGCGTGGCGGTCAGGATTGTGCTGGGGGATGCCCCGGATATTCTCTTGCGGGCTGTTCAGGGCGAGGCCGTGGGCACCCTCTTTCAACCCCATGCTGAACGCCTGGAAGCACGTAAACGTTGGATTTTATCTGAAACCGCGACAGCCAGTCATCTCAGTGTGGATGCGGGGGCAGCCAAAGCCCTGCTAGCATCCGGCAAAAGCCTTTTGGCTGCAGGGGTTACTGCTGTTTCTGGCAGTTTTTCGCGGGGGCAGACCGTGCGGATCTTTGCCTCGGATGGGCGTGAGATTGCCCGTGGGCTGAGCCGCTATGATGCGGCTGATTTAAGCCTGATTCAGGGCTGCCGCTCAGACAAGATTGAGGCTGTATTGGGTTATAGCCATGGGGCTGAAGTGGTTCACCGCGATGATTTGGTGGTTTTGGGCTTTGGCCCCGGCAATATTACGGGCCAAATACTTGATTAA
- a CDS encoding ATPase — MSIIAPPIRQLFAYLRPDALRFRWASLCSILNKILDLMPPLLVGWITDSVSGKPPGWIQAVMGQASPWNMAVFLSILAVLIFAGESLFEWLFQREFMSLAQDVQHRLRVETYARIQSREIRFFENQRMGETLAILNDDVNQLERFLNTGFNEILQLIVLFVFSMVVMLTVSWELSLIGLIPIPLILLGSALYQKKIAPRYDQVRQAVGALASRLENNLGGILVIQSFTAEAFELERVQSSSEDYRKANLDAIRLSAAYIPIIRMAIALGFGGVLLIGAWWVLQGTGRVSVGELVLFSMLVQRLLWPITRLGQTFDLYERARASAKRIFELLNTPAEIQSPPQAKPLLRAEGSVHFEQVHFAYDPALPVLKGLEFEIPAGEMVGFAGTTGAGKSTLIKLLLRLYDPSQGAVKLDGIDLRDLDLRDLRRQIALVSQDVYLFHGSLRENIAYGLSEVSDAAIEEAARKAELHEFIVSLPQGYATLVGERGIKLSGGQRQRLSIARALLKNAPVLVLDEATSSVDTETERAIQRNLHTLVQGRTALVIAHRLSTIRHAHRILVLREGQIAEQGTHEALLEQAGIYADLWHLQLGDAYVS; from the coding sequence ATGTCCATCATTGCCCCTCCCATTCGTCAACTTTTCGCCTATCTGCGCCCCGATGCACTGCGCTTTCGCTGGGCCAGTCTCTGCAGTATCCTCAATAAAATCCTAGATCTGATGCCGCCTTTGCTGGTAGGTTGGATCACCGACTCTGTCAGCGGCAAGCCTCCTGGCTGGATCCAAGCTGTCATGGGTCAGGCCAGCCCCTGGAACATGGCTGTTTTTCTTTCGATTCTGGCCGTCTTGATTTTCGCAGGCGAAAGCCTGTTTGAATGGCTCTTTCAACGAGAATTTATGAGCCTGGCCCAAGACGTGCAACACCGTCTGCGGGTTGAAACCTATGCGCGGATTCAATCCCGTGAAATCCGTTTTTTTGAGAACCAGCGCATGGGTGAAACCTTGGCCATACTCAACGACGATGTCAATCAACTCGAACGCTTTCTCAATACCGGCTTCAATGAAATTTTGCAGCTGATTGTGCTCTTTGTTTTTTCAATGGTGGTCATGCTGACTGTTTCCTGGGAGCTTTCGCTGATTGGGTTGATACCCATTCCCTTGATTCTTTTGGGCAGTGCCCTCTACCAGAAAAAAATTGCCCCCCGCTACGATCAGGTGCGTCAGGCTGTAGGAGCTCTGGCCAGCCGGCTTGAAAACAATCTGGGGGGAATTCTTGTAATTCAGAGCTTTACCGCTGAAGCCTTCGAATTGGAAAGGGTTCAAAGCAGCTCTGAAGATTATCGCAAAGCCAATCTCGATGCGATTCGCCTTTCCGCAGCGTATATTCCGATCATTCGCATGGCAATTGCCTTGGGGTTTGGAGGCGTGCTCCTGATCGGGGCCTGGTGGGTTCTACAGGGAACAGGCCGTGTCAGCGTGGGCGAACTTGTGCTTTTTTCAATGTTGGTTCAACGTTTGCTCTGGCCCATTACCCGCCTGGGCCAAACCTTCGACCTCTACGAACGGGCCCGTGCCAGTGCCAAGCGCATTTTTGAACTGCTGAATACTCCCGCTGAAATTCAAAGTCCCCCTCAAGCCAAGCCCCTGCTGCGGGCCGAAGGTTCCGTTCATTTTGAACAGGTCCATTTTGCCTATGACCCGGCCCTGCCTGTTCTGAAAGGCCTGGAATTTGAAATTCCGGCCGGAGAAATGGTTGGCTTTGCGGGTACGACAGGAGCAGGCAAATCAACCTTGATCAAACTGCTTCTGCGACTCTATGACCCCAGCCAGGGAGCCGTCAAACTCGATGGCATTGATCTGCGTGACCTGGATTTGCGCGATCTGCGACGCCAGATTGCCCTGGTCAGCCAGGATGTCTATCTTTTTCATGGCAGCCTGCGTGAAAATATTGCCTATGGCCTCAGCGAGGTTTCAGATGCTGCAATTGAAGAAGCTGCGCGCAAAGCCGAACTGCATGAATTTATTGTCAGCCTGCCCCAGGGCTACGCAACCCTGGTCGGAGAACGGGGAATCAAGCTTTCAGGGGGTCAGCGTCAACGCTTGAGCATTGCCCGCGCCCTGCTCAAAAATGCCCCTGTACTGGTATTGGATGAGGCAACGTCTTCAGTCGATACCGAAACCGAACGCGCCATTCAACGCAACCTGCATACCCTGGTACAAGGACGCACCGCCCTGGTGATCGCCCACCGGCTGTCGACCATTCGCCACGCCCACCGCATTCTTGTTCTGCGGGAAGGCCAAATCGCCGAGCAGGGCACCCACGAAGCCTTACTTGAACAGGCCGGAATCTATGCCGATCTCTGGCACTTACAATTGGGTGACGCCTATGTCAGTTGA
- a CDS encoding histidinol phosphate phosphatase encodes MPLPPLRDLLDVAMEAAWTAGRQTLGWFNTRLEIEWKADLSPVTQADREAERSLRRIIHAAFPDHGILGEEYGEQPGTEPVRWILDPIDGTRSFARGIPLYGVQVGVEVQGEPVVGVIYLPVLDQMLAAHQGGGCTLNGRPCHVSDVSEPSQALLIAHDLHLIEARWEGLPHLASEVQNFRNWGDCYSFFQVITGKAEMVIEPRMSVWDNAPLLTLLEEAGGCFSNWQGKRTIHGGEALASNGRFHPYLLEKLRNSRPLPQA; translated from the coding sequence ATGCCCTTGCCCCCCTTACGAGACTTGTTGGATGTGGCCATGGAAGCAGCCTGGACAGCTGGACGGCAAACCTTGGGCTGGTTCAATACCCGGCTGGAGATTGAGTGGAAAGCCGATCTCTCCCCTGTGACCCAGGCCGATCGCGAAGCGGAACGCAGCCTGCGCCGGATCATTCACGCCGCATTCCCTGATCACGGAATTCTGGGCGAAGAATATGGTGAACAACCCGGCACAGAGCCTGTGCGCTGGATTTTGGATCCGATTGACGGCACCCGCTCCTTCGCCCGCGGCATTCCCCTCTATGGCGTACAGGTTGGGGTAGAAGTTCAAGGAGAACCTGTGGTCGGCGTGATTTATCTGCCCGTTCTGGATCAAATGCTGGCAGCCCATCAAGGCGGTGGCTGTACTTTGAATGGACGCCCCTGCCATGTCTCTGACGTGTCTGAACCCAGCCAGGCCCTGCTGATCGCCCATGACCTGCATTTGATCGAGGCGCGCTGGGAGGGCCTTCCCCACCTGGCCTCAGAAGTGCAAAATTTTCGCAATTGGGGGGATTGTTATTCTTTTTTTCAAGTGATCACAGGCAAAGCTGAAATGGTAATCGAACCGCGCATGAGCGTCTGGGACAATGCCCCCCTGCTGACTCTGCTCGAAGAAGCCGGAGGCTGTTTTAGCAATTGGCAGGGAAAGCGCACCATTCATGGCGGAGAAGCCTTGGCCAGCAATGGCAGGTTTCACCCCTATTTGCTCGAAAAACTCAGGAACAGCCGGCCTCTGCCTCAGGCTTGA
- a CDS encoding Fe-S metabolism protein SufE → MSQSITEIQDLIVADFSDFSDWSEKYEYLIELGMELPPLAPEHKIEAKRILGCQSNVWLNAEFDPQTGVIQFQADSEAMIVKGLVSLLVRMLSGHTPAEILQAELNVFQRIGLDQHLSSTRSNGLVAMIRDMKRYAAEYVATQA, encoded by the coding sequence ATGAGCCAGAGCATTACAGAAATCCAGGATCTGATTGTTGCGGATTTCTCTGATTTTTCAGATTGGTCTGAAAAATACGAATATTTGATCGAATTGGGAATGGAACTTCCCCCCTTGGCCCCAGAGCATAAAATTGAAGCAAAGCGTATTCTCGGCTGTCAATCCAATGTCTGGCTCAATGCTGAGTTTGATCCCCAAACGGGTGTGATTCAGTTTCAGGCCGACAGCGAGGCCATGATTGTTAAAGGATTGGTCAGTCTGCTTGTGCGTATGCTTTCTGGTCATACGCCCGCTGAAATTCTACAGGCCGAATTGAATGTCTTTCAACGGATTGGTCTGGATCAACACCTGTCCAGCACCCGTTCCAATGGCCTGGTCGCCATGATTCGTGATATGAAGCGCTACGCCGCTGAATACGTCGCCACTCAAGCCTGA